Part of the Nostoc sp. ATCC 53789 genome, AGCCTGTCTAACTTGACGTACTGAATTAGCATCCATCTTCACAATCACAAGCATCAAACCATCCTTTATAAAATCTGTTATTGGTTGAACAGTGTCAGAAATTGCCCTTAACTGAGGAGTAAATGCTAATTCATTATCTGCTAATAATATTCCTGATTTGGCGTTTAACGTTACTTTTTCAGAAGTAGTTAATACAAGATTAGAGTTATTATGATGTAATTTTGTAGGGAATGCTGCATACACTACAGTTAATGTACCAATAGAAAATAAAGTTGCCCCTAAAATGTATTTTGTGTACTTTAGCATATTTCGATCATCCTTTTACTTCAAAAACTAATTACTACTGATATAGATTGGAGAATTACTAAAAGTTACCCAATATTTCTTAATATTGCTTGTATTAACAATATCTTCGACATTTTTTATAGGTTGGTTGAGCGGAGCAAAAACCAACGAATGCGTTGGGTTATTCTTTGATAAGCAAGCTACGAATCAAGGCTTTTTTCAATTTTGGGAAGGTTTTCAGTAACAAATAAATAAAACCACCTACAATTATTGCAAAAATAAATCCAATAATAAAATGAAAAAACATATCAAATGGAAAACTACAGACAAAATCACTTTTGCAAAGTTTAAGAAATGGAAATTTCTCGCTAGGTTTAATTAGCTCGACAGAAATACTACTGAAAGCTAAACTAGTACCTAATAGGGTAATCAGTATTCCTAATCGTTTTTCTCGGTCTTGAGCAGCTTCTTCCCGTTCTTTTGCAGCAGCTTCAATTGCAGCTTCCAGTTCAGCCCGTTCAATTGTTACCATAGCCATGACTGTATCAATTAATTTAGACCCAGATTCTAAATGTTGGCGAGAGAATTGTATCTGACTTTTATATTTATCATGCGTTAGCGCTATAAAGTCTCTGAAAAATGATAAATCATTGTTTGTTGATTTACCTAGTTCACACAGTTTATTGAATCTAGACTCATAATTTCTAATATTAATTGTAATCGTGCTTTCATGATCTACTAAATCACGTATATATCTGGAATACTCAAGTGTTTTCTTATATAAATCAGGTAGCAATTCTTTAAAATTTTTAAATTCGTATAATCTGTCTTTTGATGTAATATTCAAAAAGTTTTGGCTGAATTTATCTACGAAGCTGGAAATTTCTTCGGCTTGTCGCTGACACCATTGAGCCTGGTCATAGGCATATAAAATCTTGTGGTACGGGCAAAGTAACTCTAGTAAATATGTAGCTACCAGTTCCAGGTTTTCGATAATTGGAGTTTTTGGATTTATCAACCAAACTAAGATGCGGCATCGTTTGGATGGATCTCTTTCCAGAGTCTCATATTCATAAATTTGGTTGTCTAGTAGCTTACTATCACCATCTAGCTCAAATCTATTTTGAGTGCCAAGGAGTTGAACAACACAATCATTTGCTAACTTTAGCACTTCATCTTCATTACAAGGCTCTATGAGTTCGCCATACAGTAGTAGAGTTTGCCCTAGAGATGCCTGGATATATGGAGGTAACAAACGTTTTTTTGGATTAAACTGTCTTAACTGATCTAAAGAAATGGACCCATTAAATAATAGGGTTAAATCCACAGCGTAAGTATCGTGAATTAAAAAGGGGCAAAGAAAGCCATCAAGTTGTAAATCTTTGTCACCTTTTGGTGCAATTAGCTGAAAATTTAAACTCTCTTTCTGTAAGTTAAGTAGGTTTTGGCGTTTGAGTTTCAATAGGTTTTCCGCTTCAGGAGCATACTGACCGTTTTGATAGCAAACCAGCTGTTGTTTAAGGTTTTGCAGTTCAGGAATCTGGAGATCGCATCCTAGCTTTACCAAGCTTTTCCAAAGTTGATCAGCGTCATCTGAAGGCTGATCTGGCCCATTATTAATATCGGTACGCAGATGGTAAGCGTACAGCGTAAGGCTTGGGTTACATAGCCTTTGAGCTATGGATGTTTTGCTCATTTTTTAGTTAAAAGTATAACTGAGAGGGAGGTTACTCTAAGAAGATGGTTTGCTTCGGCGGACGATGTTGTCAATTGGTTCGTCATCATCCTTTTTATCTTCAGGTGGAAACTTTGGTTTACCCCCTTTTGGCCCGCGTTCACCTGAGTCACTGGCATTCTGTTGTCTGAGAAGGGCATCTAGCTCATTCTGAATTTTGGGGCGTTCTTCACACCAGTTAGCTATTGCATCTGATTCTTGCTCCAAGAGAGTTTTTCGTAAATTTGCTAACGAGACATAATCCTCTTCTGTAAAGAAGTGAGGGTAATTTTTTTCGATGTACTTAAACTGTTGGATAAGTTGTTCGTGAAATGAAGTCATTAAATTACTCCTTTATTGACCGATAGCACAGAATGCTGCCCAGTGATGTGGCTCTCGGATCTGATCAAAAGGAAATGTATTTCTTAACTCAAATTTCTCTGTACCAGTGAGAGGCATGTTTTTCATCCAGTTGTTCAATTTCTCCACCGTTAAATCACGTAACCAAAGTTGAGCTTGATTGAGCGCAATAGCTACTGCACCCTTTTCGAGTTGGGAAGAATTCTTTTGCATTTGTTTTAAGTTTTCGTAAAATTTGATCGTCAAGAAAGCAGTAGAAATGTCTTTTACTTTCCAGAGGCTAGCGACAACGTTGGGACTACCTGCAAACAGGAAGCCACTTGGTAAACAAATATATTCATCGCTGAGGCTTTGGAAGTCTGCTATGCCTGTTTCGCAGGCTGAGAGGGTAACAAGTTGGCAATGTTTGAGATTCAGTCCGAAGATTTCGGCTAATGTGAGGCGTCCATCTTCTTTTTGTTCTTTTAGCTGTTTATCTTTGGCTTCTTCTTCGGTTTCAGCTAAAATGAGTGCTGATTCTAACGGATATTTCAGGTTAAACTCGCCATGACAAGCGAAGTGAATACAGAAGTTTGAGAGCGAATTCCAATCAAATTTTTTAAAGTTATCTTCTTTTGCTTCTTGCTCCTCTAATACTTTATAAGAGCCAAAAAAGGACTTGATAAGTTTAACTTCTAAATTGCTGTACTTCAGATTAGCCTCAGGATTTTTGGCACTAGGATTTTGAATTGCAAAAAGGTGGTGTAAATTAAGGCTTTGCTGTGTTTGACTGAGTTGCAGCAGTTGACAACTAGGTGCATAGCTCACACCTCCTGGAAACTTATCTAGAAGGCATTTGTCCTGTTTATTTGAGAAAGGTAAAGCATGTAAGGGCAGCGAATGTAAGAAACGGTGGGGGATTAATATTAAACGATTACAGTTTTCAGGAATAAGGGAGAGGACATAACGTATGTGCAAAATTTTTGCCAACTTTTGAATGCGAGTAGTTAGTAGACTTTTCCACTCATGTCTTTTATTGTCATCATTTCTTGATGCATGGTATGTCTCAAAATATTCTTTGCACCACTTGATTAATTTTTCCAAGCCTTTAGATGAACATATGCAAAGGGGTTTTTGCTGACTCTTGTGGTTTTTGTCTCCAGTGATAATAAAAGTGATAATTTTGTTAGTTGTGATATACCATTTGATGATTGCAGTCTTTTCTTCAACTAAGTCTTGTATTTCGCTATAAGAGATAGGATTAATTTTCTGAGTAAATTTAAAACTGTCGTCTTCTATATTAATTTTATTTAGTAACTCATCTAGGCCTTTTTGCAACTTAGGCAATTCTTGCTGGCTTAAATTTTGCCTTTGTTTACTTGAAATTTCATGTCGTAATTTGTCAATCTCTTCGCGGTAAATATCGCCTTTTGGATAGAGATTTTTCGTTGCTAGAAGTTCGACGAGGTTACGAGCTTGGCTGCGTTCAGCATATTCTATAGCATGAGCATAATACTGAGGGTTATTGTTGGCTAGCTCTAGACAAAGTTCTACCATATTTTGATAAATAAGATTCGCTTCTTCAGCAAGTTTCTGTTTGTCTGAGTCAATGTTAGAGCCAAAAATTATCTTACCTCTAAGGTTCTCTACGATACCAATAGCAGCATCAAAAGCTTCGTAAGCTTCACTGTATTTTCCAGCAGTTTGGTAAGCATCTCCGAGATCGCTTTGAGTTATTGCCCACTCTTGAGGATAAGCATTATGGTTGTAGACTTTCAAAGCTGCTTGGCAAGCCTTAATTGCTAAATCTATATTCTCTTGTTTATTTCCCTTTTTCTTTTGAAGGTAAGCACTGCTAAGATTATTTTGAGTTCTAGCCCATTGGTAATTATCCAGATCAATGAAAACTTGTGAAGCTGCATTGAATGCCTCAATTGATTCCTCAATTGCTTGAGTTAGATTTTCATCTCCTTTTTTTCTTTGAAGGTAAGCATTACCAATATTATTATGAGTTTTAGCCCATTCGTAAGTAAAAGAGTTGCAAGTATATACACGCAAAGCATCTTTGAAAGCTTCAATCGCTAGTTCAATATTTTTTGCTTTATCTTCCTTTTCCCTTTCAAGGTAAGCACAGCCGATATAATTTTTAGTTTCTGCCCAAATTAAAGAATAAGAGTTGCTCCAAATTATAGAATAAGGTTCGTTGTTGTATAATTTTTTTAACACGTTATTGTGAAGTTTAATTGCTGTTTCTAAATTCTCAGCTTTGTCTTCTCTCCTGCGGTAAAGGTAGGTATTGCCAAGATTATTTTGTGTATTTGCCCATTGTTCGCAAAGATAATCATGAGTGTAGACTTTCAAAGCTGAGTTGAAAGCTTGAATTGCTAGTTCTATGTTTTCTGCTATTCCACCCCTGATTCGCGAGCTGTAGAAACACCCCAATTGATCTTGAAGTAATGCCCACTCTTGAGGATAAGCTTCCTTATCAAATACTTTCAATGCAATTTCATATCCAGCAATAACGATCTCTTTTTCAGTATTACTGGCTTTACTATTTAGCGAAAACTGGAATATTTTATTACTAAATATTAAAATATTTTTCGCAATCTTTTTTGCTTCTTCTGGTTGCAATTTGTCTAGTATCTCTTGCATCTTGGTTGCCCAAGTTCGCAATTCTCTAACTAATTTATCATCCAAATTTTCATTTTTATCATCTAGTTTTTCATACAAATGCTCTAGATTTTCTTGCAGTAAGCGATCAACCTTTTCGGCATCGCCTATACTTTCTCCAATTTTTTGTATTTCTTGTAATACTTGCTCCAAGAAACTCATGCATTTGTCCTATAAATGTGCTAATTGATAGCTAAATTAGGAGAGTTTAAGCAGATCGTTGGCACCTTAAACTGTACGCCTCTTTCAAGCCTTCATGTTAAGAAGGACGATCGCATTTCTCGCACTTATGCAAATTAAAACTAAGTGATTCTACTAAGCCTAGAAAATAAGCCCAACATTGTCACTAGCTAAATGTTGGGTTTTAAACCTATCAAAATGTGAGGTTGAGAAAATGCAACTACAGCCTGACAATCCCCCGGTTCAGGGCGGTGACTAGGGCTTGAGTCCGATCGCTAACGTTCAACTTGCCGAAAATATTATTGGTATGAAATCTGACGGTACTCTCCGCAATGTTAAGGACATTGCTAATCTGCTGGTTATTCTTGCCCTTGGCGATCAGGCGCAGCACTTCCAACTCACGATCGCTCAATTCCTCACTACCCATCCGCTCGGCTAGCTTGGCTGCTATAGTGGGCGGAATATACCTTTGTCCTTTATGAACAGTGCGAATCGCATCTAAGAGTTCGTTCGGTTCCGCTCCCTTGAGGAGATAGCCCTTTGCACCCGCCCGTAATCCCCGATAGATATCTTCATCCCCATCAAAGGTAGTCAACACAACGATTCGGGCGTGTTTAAACTTAGCACAGATGGCTGCGATCGCATCAGCACCTTCCATCTTCGGCATTCGCAAATCCATCAGCGCTACATCGGGTTGATGTTGGTGGAAAAGTTCTAACGCTTCTCGCCCGTCGCCAGCATGGCCGATTACAGTCATGTCTGGCTCACATTGAAGAAACATTGTTAAAGCTTGTCCCAAGATGGGGTGATCGTCAGCAAGCAGGATGCGAATGACATTGGATTGGCTCATATCATTTACTCTCGGTAGACTAACACTGAAACTTCTGTTCCCTGTCCTGGCGAACTCTGAATTGTTAGTTTTGCCCCTATGCGTTCAGCTCGTTCGCTCATAATTAAAAGACCAAAGCTGTTGATAACAGATACACTCCCCATGTCAAATCCTTGTCCATCATCTTTGATTCGCAAGCTGCACTGGCTTTCTTGATACGCCAGTTCAATTTGGATTTCTCTAGCTTGGGCATATTTGAAGGCATTGGTTAATGCTTCTTGTCCAATGCGGAGTAGGTTATTTTCAACATCTGGAGACAAGGGGTATATCTTGCCTATTAATTGGCAGACAATATGTGTATTGGTAGGGGAAAACATCTGAGTGGCGAAGCGATTGAGAGCATTAAAAATGTCGCCGTCCTCCAATAATTGCGATCGCAATGCTTTTATCGAACGGCGTGCTTCAGTTAGCCCAGAATGAGCTAAGTCTCGCCCTGCTTTGATTAATTTCTGTGCTACTTCTATATCTGTTGTCAGTTTTCGTGAGGCGGTGTCTAAGTGGACAATAACAACGGTGAAGGCTTGTGCTAAAGTATCGTGAATTTCCTGTGCCAAGCGGTTACGTTCTGCTAATACGGTTGCTTCTTCAGCCTGCTTACGACTACTAATATCCTGTATTGCAGCCATCCTGATGGTACGCCCACGATATGACATAAATCTGGCTCTGATCTCAGCCGGAAATGTGCTTCCATCCTTACGCAGACAAACGGTTTCATAAATTCCTTCATCCCCTGAGCGAATCTTCTGCATTACCTGTTCCTGATATTCAGGAGCAGTAAAATCCATGACACGCATACCAACTAACTCAGAAAGTTCATAACCAAACATCTCAGCACAGGTTTGGTTAGTATCTAAAAGTATGCCTTGCTCGGTAATAGCGATCGCTTCAAATGTTGCCTCTGCTAATAGCCGAAATCGCGTCTCGCTCTCTAAAAGCGCCACTTCTGCCTGCTTGCGTTCAGCTATTTCTCGTTGTAGTTCTAGGGTACGTTCAGTAACCTGTTGTTCTAAAATCGAATTATAATCAGCTAGAATCTTCTCTGCTTTTTTGCGTTCGGTAATATCAATACAAACGGTGAGCGCATATATTACTTTGCCCGATTCATCAAAAATTGGGGTGCTTAAAACTTCTACAGGGATAGTTTTATTTGGGTGGCGAAACTCAAGATTATCAACATGGACAGTTTTACCAGCTAAAGAATATACAATTGGCAGTTCATCAGCAGGGCATAACTGGTCAGTTCCAGCTAGATAAATTTGATAATATTCTGCTATATTTTCGTATTCGATAGATGGTAATAACTCTACGTTGACTAATTGTTGTGAAGCTCGATTAGTATAGTAGAGTTGCCCACTACTATCATCTATCGAAACACTCACAGGTATAGCGTCAAGAAATTGTTTCAGGCGGGTTTCACTTTGCAATAAAGCTTTGTTTAAATCCTGCATTTCCGAAAATTTTTCTTGGAGTTGATCAGCCATACTATTAAATGACTTGGCTAATTCCCCCAATTCATCGGAACGCTCTATTTCTATTCTTTTTTCCCATTCACCTTGAGCAAGCGCTAAAGCTGATTTTTTTAAAGCTAGAACTGGTTGAGTAATCCACCGTAAAATTAAAATACCGACAGCTACAGCCACTATCAAAGCAGCAATACACAGCACAATAGTGGTGCGGGTATTAACATTAATTGCCTGCATGAAGTCATCTTCTGGGACTACTACCACAATTAACCAGTCAAGTCCTCGATTATCTTGGAAGGGTAAAACTTGAATAAACTGCCGCTTACCATCTATCGAGAAATATAATTGCTGTGAGCTATTAATTGACTTAAGTTCATGAAATTTATTTTTTAAATATTTACTAGTAAATTGTGTTTTTTTATCATTACTATTTATAGCCAAAAATGGCTGAATTCTATTTTCTGCTAATTGTGTCTCTAAATTATTTGAGCGGAAGGGTTTTTCATTAGTTGAAGTTGCTACCAATCTTCCAGACTGACGCTCAACAATAAAACTTATTCCTGTTTTCCCAATTTTTAAATTTTGCAGAAAAGTGCCAATTTTGGATAAGTTTAAATTTGAGAGTAATACACCTTGCAAATTTCCCTGTTTATCGTAAGCAGGTTGACTAGCAGCGATGTACAAAGCAATTCCAGAATTATGAGGATAAATTTTACTCCAAATTGGTCTTTCTTCTGCTATCGGTTTGTTATACCAATCACGTCTTTGAGTATCATAAGGTTTGCCAAAATCCTTTATTCCCGTGCGTGTGCCTTGTTTATTAGTAGTATAAGTCCGTAAATTATATTTAGTAGATTTACCAGATGCTCTGATTGTCAAAGAGCCATCAGGAAATATCTCTGCTGAAATAAACTCTTTATTTTTATTGGCAAAACCAATTAGACTTACTTGATTAAATACTTTTAATTGCTCAAAAAAATATTTTTCTAAGACAGCAAACTCTTGTATGTTTAATTGTCCAAGTTTAATAGTATTAGCATTATTCTGATTAATTTGCTGGGGAGTTTCAAGAAAAGTATGTAGATTTTGCTGAACACGCTGGCTAATTTCACTTAGTAGCCGTGTGGCAATATTATTTACTGCTTTTTGCCCATTCTTGAATGAGAGATAACCCGTTAAACTTACTACCGCTAAAATTTGCAGAATAAAGGGAACAATCAAAACGGTTCGCAGAGAAGGTTTAACGAGAAGAGAAAGAAAGTATTGAAGATATGATATTTTGTTAAACAATAAAATATTCCTTTTATTGTCAAGACTATAAAATTTACTTAAGAAATTTTTAAGTGTCTGAAGCAGAAGTAGTTCAGGCTTTTTTAACTCATCCTGCATTCACTACAGCACTTTTATTTTGATTAATAATGAATCTTTTCTTTAAGTTGTATAGTCAGCACTTTTGTTTGGATAACATATATGAATTTTATGTAGGAGTAAAAATAATTTTTGCATAATCTAGTTCTAAAAAATGCATACAGAAAGATTAATTGTAAAAAATCTCTCTTAGGATAGATGCTTCTTTATATTTTTTAATAAGCATAAATTATATAACTACAAGACAATTAAAACAATTTCCGCAATCATCTACAACCAAAAGCTATAATTTTTTGAGTAAATTGTAATTTTACGTATTTCCTCAGATTTTCTGTAGATTTTCCAACTAGCCTCAAAGGATGTTTTAAAAGTAGTTACTTGTTATTCCAGGCTCTTATTGATCCCCCCTAACCCATGCCAGTCGCTCCAGTTTGCAAGACCAGAATCAAAGTCCTCCTTTTTAAGGCAATACAGTTCACATAAGACCAAAACACTTGTAGAGACGGCGATTTATCGCGTCTCAAAAACCCAAGATTTTGTACTTTTTAAGGGGGATTTAGCAGGTTAATTTCATACGAAAAAAGAAAAATACATTTAATAAAGTATTTTTAGTAACATCAAAATATTCCAAATCTAACCAACGGTTTTTTGGAAATGAGCGTAGTAAAATTTTCAAAATATGTGGAATTGTTTAGAAATTAATCTTCTTAAATTGGGTTAATTTTCCGTTCGCCGATTAACTAAGGTAGCGCTAGCTTGGTCAACAGGCATCAGCACAACTTCGTTAATATTGACATGGGGCGATCGCGTCACACAGAAAAATATCACATCAGCCACATCATCTGCTGTCAGTGGGGTAACTCCCTGATAGACTGTTTTAGCGCGTTCAGTATTTCCGTGAAACCGCACCTCGCTAAATTCCGTTTCCACCATCCCAGGGTCAACGGAAGTTACACGTACCCGTGTTCCCAACAAGTCTTGTTTTAAACCTTCAGAAATTGCTCTGACAGCAGCTTTGGTAGCACAGTAGACATTGCCACCGGGATAGGTTTGATGTCCCGCAATGGAACCTAAATTTACCACATGGCCGCGATCGCGACTCACCATTCCCGGAACAACATAACGGGAAACATAAAGTAAACCCTTAACGTTAGTATCAATCATGTCTTCCCAGTCTTGAAAGCTGCCTTCGTGCAACTTGTCTAAACCACGACTTAGACCAGCATTATTAATCAGAATGTCGATGTCAGACCAGGCAGGCGGTAGAGTAGAAATGGCTTCTTCGACAGCGTTGCGATCGCGCACATCTAGCTGTAATAAATGAATTTCAGTACCAAATTCTTTAACGAGAGCATCTGCTAGCTGCTGCAAACGTTCTAACCGTCGTGCTGCTAGGATTAGTTTTGCACCCGCACCAGCAAAGATTCTCGCACAAGCAGTACCAATACCACTACTTGCGCCAGTAATCAAAATGATTTGATTTTGTAGGGAAGTCATTAGGATAATTAGAAGTGAGGAGTTAATAGTTATGACATACTCCCCGGCGTGAACGCACGGTGATTCTGGAGTAATGAGTAATAAGTAATAAGTAATGAGTAAATACCCATTTTTCATCCACTCATTACTCCTTACTCATTACTTTAAAGCATTGTGTGAAGCACGGGGTTTCAGACCCATATTTTTGATGAATTATGAATTAGCACAAGTTTCATAGTTCATACTTGTAGGGAAGGGGTTGAGGGTTAGGTTTGAGAGAAATAGGACTTACACAAAAACCCTCTAAAACTCTCATGCCTCCGTGACCTCTGCGCCCTCTGTGGTTCGTTTTCCGTTACCCGTGCGTAAGTCCTAATAAAGTGGCACACCGCGTTAACTCCTAATTATTTCTTCACCACTTGTAGACGCTGAGTTACCATAGTCATTCCATTACCTCGCAGGATGACAGCAGAAACCCATTGGCTACCAGGGGTGGATGGTGCTTGTCCAGTTTTAAAAAGTCCACCGGATGTTAATAATTGCAAATCTACGGGTGTGGGGTTGAGAAATTTCTCTGGTTGGATGGTTTCCTCTAGCGCCGTTCCTAGTAGAAAATCATCCCCAAGTGGCTCTTGGACGATCGCATCAAAATTATACTTCTGACCAACCAGTACCTGTTGTGGTAATTTAATATCAATTTTGGGTGGCTTGCTGCCAGAGGTAAGTTGGGTGCGTTCTGCCAAAATGTCTTGACGGACGATTCTACCGCTTTCAATGCGCTGACGCGATTTAATCGTGGCATCGAGAGCCAAATTATTCCCGCTACCAGAGGGTAAGCCAGTTATTTTCGTCTCTGTTTCGGCAATAATCCCATTGCCTTCCGATTTTGAAGATAGCAGTTTGGTACTGTATTGTAATTTAGGATATCGTTTCCAAAGTGAAACCAAAGACTTTTCTAGGGTTTGGAGGGTTAATCCATCCCCATGAGTGAAAGAGGGGCTGTAGAATTGCAACACCCCTTTGACATCACCCTTGCTGGCAGCTGCATCGACTTGTGTCAACAGGTTTTTTAAATCGGTTGGTGCATTTTGAACTGTACCAGTTTGCGCTAATTGCTGTGGTGTCGTCGCTTGAGTGCGTTGCCAACCACTTGTTAAACCAAGGGTTAGCAGGAACGAAACCAGCCAAATACTGGCTGGAAATTTGAGTTGGTGTTTTACGAAAGCAGTAATAATTTTAGTCATTTGCAAGAGTTTACTGATTTGATGAGAGAAAGTCAGGAAATTGTTTTATCTTAGTTAAGCTAGACGCTAAACGGTAGAGGTTTGATGGCAAACGCACCGATACGATTATTAATAGCTGCCAGTGGGACTGGTGGACACTTGTTTCCAGCGATCGCACTGGCAGAAAAACTTCCAGATTATCAAATCGAATGGCTGGGAGTACCCAATCGGCTAGAAACTCAACTTGTCCCTAAAGAGTATCCCTTGAATACTATTGCAGTTGAAGGGTTTCAGCAAGGGTTTGGACTCTCCTCGATTCGCATTTTGGCTAAACTCGCTGGTTCGATTATAGAAGTCAGACGAATTCTCAAACAGGGAAATTTTCAAGGGGTGTTTACCACTGGGGGTTACATCGCCGGGCCAGCTGTCATTGCGGCACGTTCTCTTGGTTTACCCGTGGTTTTCCACGAATCTAACGCCTTACCAGGTAAAGTAACTCGCTTTTTTGGCCCTTGGTGTAGTGCGGTAGCCTTGGGATTTGAAGTAGCTGCTAAGTATTTGCCTCGTGCCAAAAATGTCTGTGTTGGTACTCCCGTGCGATCGCAATTTCTCAACGGAGAAATTAATTCACCTCTGGATTTAGCCATTCCTGATGGTGTTCCCTTAATTGTCGTCTTTGGTGGTAGCCAAGGTGCAGTTGCGGTTAATAAGTTAGTGCGCGAATCTGCAAAGGCTTGGTTTGATGCTGGTGCTTATGTAGTACATTTAACTGGCGATCGCGATCCCGAAGCAGATAGTCTCAAACATCCGCAGTATATAGCCTTACCTTTTTACAACAATATGGCGGCGTTGTTGCAACGAGCAACTCTTGCCATTAGTCGTTCTGGTGCCGGTAGCTTGACAGAATTAGCAGTGTGCGGAACACCAGCAATTTTGATCCCTTACCCCTTTGCCGCAGAAGACCATCAATCTTACAATGCAGATGTATTTACCAAAGCTGGTGCGGCGTTAACACTGAAACAATCGGAGTTGACGGCGCAAGTATTGCAAAGTAATGTGTTGAATTTGTTGCAGTCACCGCAAGAGTTAGCAAAGATGGGGGAAAACGCTCATGTGCTCGCAGTTCCCGATAGTGCCGAAAAATTGGCGCAATTAGTGCGTGAGGTGGTAGAAACATAACGTTGATTATTTAGTATTAGAAATTTACTTTCCAAGTTATGAATATCTTATCCAGCCCAAAATTTCGCTTCACAGTAGGTTGTGCTGCCTTATTATTTGTCAGTTTAGCCAGTAGCCATCTATATACTCAGTCAAAAAATAAACAGCTAGCCCAACAAAATCAGCCCTTTACTCAGCAAGAAAATTCTGCCCCAGTTCCATCACAAATTTCCCTCACCGCAAATTTCCAAAATCCTTTTGTTGCTCAACAAATATCTAATGAAGTTATCGATAAGCAAAACGCTTTTTTACCTCAGCAGAATTTGCTAGCTGCATCTGCACCCTATCCAGTTGTCGATGAGTTCAAGAAATATAAATTTAGTATTAATGGCAGCCAAGTTGTTACCCCAGGAAAACTGCCAAGTAGTAAGGTTAACTTCAATCAAGGAGATTTATTAACTGTTCTCGTTAATACTAGAAAATATTTTCAAGATTATTCTTCGGAAGACCCAGATATTCTCCGTACAGGAATGCTTGCGACTCAAGGAGTAACTATACCAGATGTTCTCAACACTTTGAATTTCATGATTGCTGTCTTAAAGGAGGATATTGCTAATAAGCGAGCTACTCGTTTGCAAGATCCTAACTTTATCAATACCAATTTTCGAGTTATTAAATGGTCTCCCTATAACCCAAAGAACAAACAGCAAAAACAATTACGAATTACCAAATATGCTGTCTTTACTCATC contains:
- a CDS encoding response regulator transcription factor, with the protein product MSQSNVIRILLADDHPILGQALTMFLQCEPDMTVIGHAGDGREALELFHQHQPDVALMDLRMPKMEGADAIAAICAKFKHARIVVLTTFDGDEDIYRGLRAGAKGYLLKGAEPNELLDAIRTVHKGQRYIPPTIAAKLAERMGSEELSDRELEVLRLIAKGKNNQQISNVLNIAESTVRFHTNNIFGKLNVSDRTQALVTALNRGIVRL
- a CDS encoding CHAT domain-containing protein; the protein is MEQVLQEIQKIGESIGDAEKVDRLLQENLEHLYEKLDDKNENLDDKLVRELRTWATKMQEILDKLQPEEAKKIAKNILIFSNKIFQFSLNSKASNTEKEIVIAGYEIALKVFDKEAYPQEWALLQDQLGCFYSSRIRGGIAENIELAIQAFNSALKVYTHDYLCEQWANTQNNLGNTYLYRRREDKAENLETAIKLHNNVLKKLYNNEPYSIIWSNSYSLIWAETKNYIGCAYLEREKEDKAKNIELAIEAFKDALRVYTCNSFTYEWAKTHNNIGNAYLQRKKGDENLTQAIEESIEAFNAASQVFIDLDNYQWARTQNNLSSAYLQKKKGNKQENIDLAIKACQAALKVYNHNAYPQEWAITQSDLGDAYQTAGKYSEAYEAFDAAIGIVENLRGKIIFGSNIDSDKQKLAEEANLIYQNMVELCLELANNNPQYYAHAIEYAERSQARNLVELLATKNLYPKGDIYREEIDKLRHEISSKQRQNLSQQELPKLQKGLDELLNKINIEDDSFKFTQKINPISYSEIQDLVEEKTAIIKWYITTNKIITFIITGDKNHKSQQKPLCICSSKGLEKLIKWCKEYFETYHASRNDDNKRHEWKSLLTTRIQKLAKILHIRYVLSLIPENCNRLILIPHRFLHSLPLHALPFSNKQDKCLLDKFPGGVSYAPSCQLLQLSQTQQSLNLHHLFAIQNPSAKNPEANLKYSNLEVKLIKSFFGSYKVLEEQEAKEDNFKKFDWNSLSNFCIHFACHGEFNLKYPLESALILAETEEEAKDKQLKEQKEDGRLTLAEIFGLNLKHCQLVTLSACETGIADFQSLSDEYICLPSGFLFAGSPNVVASLWKVKDISTAFLTIKFYENLKQMQKNSSQLEKGAVAIALNQAQLWLRDLTVEKLNNWMKNMPLTGTEKFELRNTFPFDQIREPHHWAAFCAIGQ
- a CDS encoding PAS domain S-box protein — protein: MIVPFILQILAVVSLTGYLSFKNGQKAVNNIATRLLSEISQRVQQNLHTFLETPQQINQNNANTIKLGQLNIQEFAVLEKYFFEQLKVFNQVSLIGFANKNKEFISAEIFPDGSLTIRASGKSTKYNLRTYTTNKQGTRTGIKDFGKPYDTQRRDWYNKPIAEERPIWSKIYPHNSGIALYIAASQPAYDKQGNLQGVLLSNLNLSKIGTFLQNLKIGKTGISFIVERQSGRLVATSTNEKPFRSNNLETQLAENRIQPFLAINSNDKKTQFTSKYLKNKFHELKSINSSQQLYFSIDGKRQFIQVLPFQDNRGLDWLIVVVVPEDDFMQAINVNTRTTIVLCIAALIVAVAVGILILRWITQPVLALKKSALALAQGEWEKRIEIERSDELGELAKSFNSMADQLQEKFSEMQDLNKALLQSETRLKQFLDAIPVSVSIDDSSGQLYYTNRASQQLVNVELLPSIEYENIAEYYQIYLAGTDQLCPADELPIVYSLAGKTVHVDNLEFRHPNKTIPVEVLSTPIFDESGKVIYALTVCIDITERKKAEKILADYNSILEQQVTERTLELQREIAERKQAEVALLESETRFRLLAEATFEAIAITEQGILLDTNQTCAEMFGYELSELVGMRVMDFTAPEYQEQVMQKIRSGDEGIYETVCLRKDGSTFPAEIRARFMSYRGRTIRMAAIQDISSRKQAEEATVLAERNRLAQEIHDTLAQAFTVVIVHLDTASRKLTTDIEVAQKLIKAGRDLAHSGLTEARRSIKALRSQLLEDGDIFNALNRFATQMFSPTNTHIVCQLIGKIYPLSPDVENNLLRIGQEALTNAFKYAQAREIQIELAYQESQCSLRIKDDGQGFDMGSVSVINSFGLLIMSERAERIGAKLTIQSSPGQGTEVSVLVYRE
- a CDS encoding SDR family oxidoreductase codes for the protein MTSLQNQIILITGASSGIGTACARIFAGAGAKLILAARRLERLQQLADALVKEFGTEIHLLQLDVRDRNAVEEAISTLPPAWSDIDILINNAGLSRGLDKLHEGSFQDWEDMIDTNVKGLLYVSRYVVPGMVSRDRGHVVNLGSIAGHQTYPGGNVYCATKAAVRAISEGLKQDLLGTRVRVTSVDPGMVETEFSEVRFHGNTERAKTVYQGVTPLTADDVADVIFFCVTRSPHVNINEVVLMPVDQASATLVNRRTEN